Genomic segment of Actinomycetota bacterium:
CTTTCCCGTGCCCCGCGGCCCCGAGAAGAGGTAGGCATGGGCGAAGTTGCCATTGCGCAGCGAGTTGGACAGGGTGCGGGTGACATATTCCTGCCCGATGACCTCCTCGAAGGTCTGTGGGCGCCATTTTCTGTACAGAGAGACGTAAGCCAAGGTCCATCACTTCCCCGCGGCCGCGAGTTCCCGGCCATGATATCAAAAGGGTGTGATCGTGCACCCTCCCTCGACTTCCGACCCCAAGCGCTACACGGGTAGTTAGCTCCGGACAGGTTAGTCTGCGGCACACGAGAAGATTTGCTTACCGCTGCTTCCTTCCGGACCTGACGGGGTTCACAAGTTCCCGTTGCGCAGGACCCGACCTTCAACACCACTTTCCCGCGCGCAATACTCAAGACCGGAGAGCCTCAGTTGGGGATTCGGCCCCGCTGTAGCGGATTGCGGGTTCAGGGCACCGCTAGCTCCCCGCTTAGCACGATCACGAGACCAGTATATCACGCGCGACTGACCGGTACGGAGCGTCTCGCGCGCGTTCCGGGCAAGGGGTCCGCGGACAACGTGTATAATAATAAGACGGCAGGCAGCAGGCTTGAACGAGCGGGAGGGACCATGGGCGATACCGAGCTGGCGGAACGGGCCTCTACGGGGAACGAGCAGCTCGACCAGATGATGGAGGGCGGTCCCCTCCGGGGTTCGGTCACCTTGGTCATCGGAGCCCCCGGAACCGGCAAGACCTGCCTGGGGCTGGAGTTCATCGCCAAGGGCGTGGACATGGGGGAACCAGGCCTCATCGTCACTTTCGAGCATTTCCCGAAGAAGCTCTTGAGGGACGCTTTGGCCCTCGGTTTCGACCTGCAGGAGATGGAGCGAGACGGCATGCTGCGCATCCTATTCACGTCCCCGGAGATATTCTTCGAGCAGGCCCAGACCCCCGGCGGCCTCCTGGACACCATGGTGCAGGAGCTCGGGGCCAGGCGGATCCTGATCGACTCCATATCCCACCTGGAGCGCCTGGCGCGCGACCCGGTCAAGCTGCGCGAGGTCGCCTTCACCTTCGTAAACGCCCTGCTCAGACACGGCCTGACGGCCATCGTAACCCAGGAGGACCCCGATATCACAGGCGATATCACCGCGGCGCAATACGGCATATCCTACCTGGTCGACGCGGTGGTAATCCTGCGTTACGTGGAGCTTGACTCCTCGGTGAGCCGGGCGATCCTGGTCCTGAAGCAGCGTGCAAGCTCGCACGACAAGTCCATACGCGAATTCCGCGTCACCGACCGCGGCATACTAGTCGGCGAGCCCTTCGCCGACCGCGAGGGCCTGCTGTCGGGGCTGCCGCGGCGCAAAGAGATAGACGCCTTCATGGAAGTGTTCGGGAAGAAAGCGAAGCCTGCCGGAAAAGGGGAGGTCGATTGAGTGGCCGAGAAGATCCTGGTCGTCGACGACGATCGCGAGATGGTCGAGCTCATAGAGCTCTTCCTCAGCAACGCCGGTTTCCTCACCCTGTCCGCTTTTTCGGGGGAAGAGGCGCTGGAGAAGACCTTCAAGGAGAAGCCCGACCTTATCCTGCTGGACATCATGATGCCTAAGATCGACGGCTGGGAGGTGTTGCGGCGCATCAAGAACGACCCCGAGGTGCAGAACACTCCGGTGGCCTTTATCACGGCCCGTACCCAGAACATAGACAAGATGATCGGGCTGTCGGTGATGAAAGCGGCGGGATACATCACCAAACCCTTCAGCAAACAGGAGCTGCTGACCGAGGTCAGGCGCATCATCGACGAGCGCAAGCGGAGCGCGGGAGGACAATGAGCCCGCGAGATGCGTGAAACGGCGATCGCTAGTACAAGGGGGGGCAGTTGACGGCCAACGACTGGTGGAAGACCTTATCCCTGTTTCTCTGGTTTTTCAATACCTCAGCCACGGCGATGCTCCTGGTCTACTTCTACGGCATCTGCCGCCTGGCCGAGAGCAGGTTCGCGGGCAGGACCTACGCCTTCCTCCTGCCGCTCTTCTTCGTGCTCATGGGAACCAGCACGCTCATCTACTCCCTGGCCGGTTCAATCGTGGCCATATACCTGTGGTATGCGGTGTGGCCGGCCATCGCCGGGGTCATCCTGCTGATAGTCGTGTTCCGATGCTACCGTCTGATGATGGGGAAATGAACTACCTGGCCTCATCCCTGTACATCATAGGCCCCATTGCGGTGGCGGTCCTCATCCTGCTCCTCTCGGCGCTGGGAAAGCGCCTGGGGCAGGCCCTGGAACTTCCGCCGTACTACCGCCTCTACTACGTGTCCGTCTTCTTCTTCATCATCCCTCTCCCGGTGGCCTGGGTGCTACTTCTCACCGGGGCCTGGGGCCTGCCAGAACCCTCCCAGCCCACGGGGATGATCATCAAGGTCGCCGTGGCCTCAATCCCTCTGACCGTGGCCATCACCTTCGCCCTCGTCGCCACGGCCAAGTACTGGGGATGGATATGGGACGAGCTGCGGCAATCCCGCGATAAGAGCGGAGGCCGGGATGGGACCTGAGCGCCTCTCGCGCCCCTTCCACGCCGCGGGCGCGGCCGCTGTCGCGTTCAGCGGCGTGGCCTTGCTGGCGGGCCTGTTCGACTGGCGGGTGGTTTTCATCGTCTTCGCCGCCCTCGCGCTGCTCTCTATCGTCCTTGCCCTTGCCGCCGCCCGGATGCATGCGCACCACCCTCGCGCCGCCGTGGAGGCGCGCCCGCAGGCGGCGTATTCCATGCTGGACTCCCTGCCCTCCCCCACCTTGCTGGTGGACGAGAAGGGCGTGATACTGGAGGTCAACCATCTGGCGCGCGAGTTCGTCACCGCCACCGGCCGAGACCCCTCCGCCCTGCTGGGGACGAGGCTGGACGAGGCCTTCCTGCCTCCCTATTTCGCCAGCTGGACACCGGTGCTGGAGAGGGTCGCCGCGGAGGAGTCGCCGCTGGAGCGCCGAGACGAGCAGTATTTCCTCGAGAGCAGGTCCGGCTTCTGCCGGGTATGGGTCTCGCTGGCGGCACCGGACGGACCCGGGACGAAACGCTTCATCGTCATGGTCCAGGACATCACCACCGAGATAACGGAGCACTCGTCACTGCTCGAGGCATCGGAGCGTGAGGCGGGCGTCTTCGAGGGCGTGCCGGTGAAGATCGCCGTGTTGGACCGCAATTTCCGCCTGGCGAGGTGCAACCGCCTGATGATGCGCTGGATCCACGACACCTGCGGCCTCGCAGAATCCGAGATAGTCGGCCTGCCCGCCCTGGACATCATGCCCCAGGAATTCAGGGCCGACTGGAAACGCATCCTCAGGCGCGTGCTGGTGGAGGGGCGCGCCTTCGAGCAGCCGCGCGTGCACCAGTCCGTGGAAGGTGTGGACTTTTTCCACCGCGTGCGGCTGCACCCCCTGGCCGACGAGTCCGGTAACGTGAGGGAAGCCCTGCTCCTCTACGAGGACGTGACCGAATACGTGCGCCTCGAGCGCCGCCTGGCCGAGACCACCGACTACCTCAACCTGCTCATCGAGAGCCTCAACGACGGGTTCTATGCCATGGACGCCCAGGGCAGGTTCTCCTTCTGCAACCAGGCGTTCCTGGATATGCTCGGGATCAGCAACTCCGACGAACTCTTCCGAAAAGACGCGGTGGAGATCGTCATGCCCGATGAGCGGCGCAAGATAGAGCGCATGCTGGAGCGGCGCAGGCGCGGCGAGAAGGTCTTCTTCGAGACCCTGCTCAGGTCCCGGGGGGACATCCCGCTGCCGGTGCAGATAAGCTCCGCTCCCCTCTTCCGCGCCGGGAAGTTCTCCGGTATCGTGGGCATCGCCCACGACCTCAGCGAACGGCGCCGCCTGGAGGCGATGGTCGAGCGCAGCCACCAGGACCTGGAGAAGGCCTACGAGGAGCTATCCGTGCTCGACAAGATGAAGTCTGATTTCATAGCCATCGCCTCGCACGAATTGCGCACGCCGCTCTCCATCATCAAGGGCTATGCCGACGCCTTCCAGTTCGGTGAACTCGGAGACCTCTCTACGTTCCAGATGGACAAGATGAAGATAATAAACGCCCGCGCGGACCAGATGACCAAGATCATCAACGACCTCCTGGACGTGACCCGCCTGGAAGAGGGCCGCCTGGTGGGCGAGAAGTGGCCCGCTCCCGTGGAAGGGCTTATAGTAAACGCCGTATCGGAATACAAGGGCCGGGCCGCCCAGGGCGGGCAGGAGCTGCATTACACCGTGGAGGACAACCTGCCGCCGGTGAGCGTCGACGTGTGGCGCGTGCACCAGGTGATGGAGAACCTTATCGGCAACGCCATGAAGTTCACCCCGGAGGGGGGGTCCATCGAGGTTACGGCGCGCAGCTCCAGCGAGCCGGGCATGGTGGAGATAGAGGTCAGGGACACGGGGCCGGGGATACCGGCTAAGGAGCAGGAAAAACTATTTACTATGTTTTACCAAATAGAGACGGACTCCTCGCGCTCCGCGGGCGGCCTGGGCCTGGGCCTGGTCATATCCAAGGGCATCGTCGAGGGACACGGAGGGCGCATCTGGGTGGAGAGCGATGCGGGCCTCGGCTCCTCGTTCAAGTTCAC
This window contains:
- a CDS encoding ATPase domain-containing protein yields the protein MGDTELAERASTGNEQLDQMMEGGPLRGSVTLVIGAPGTGKTCLGLEFIAKGVDMGEPGLIVTFEHFPKKLLRDALALGFDLQEMERDGMLRILFTSPEIFFEQAQTPGGLLDTMVQELGARRILIDSISHLERLARDPVKLREVAFTFVNALLRHGLTAIVTQEDPDITGDITAAQYGISYLVDAVVILRYVELDSSVSRAILVLKQRASSHDKSIREFRVTDRGILVGEPFADREGLLSGLPRRKEIDAFMEVFGKKAKPAGKGEVD
- a CDS encoding response regulator — its product is MAEKILVVDDDREMVELIELFLSNAGFLTLSAFSGEEALEKTFKEKPDLILLDIMMPKIDGWEVLRRIKNDPEVQNTPVAFITARTQNIDKMIGLSVMKAAGYITKPFSKQELLTEVRRIIDERKRSAGGQ
- a CDS encoding PAS domain-containing protein, yielding MGPERLSRPFHAAGAAAVAFSGVALLAGLFDWRVVFIVFAALALLSIVLALAAARMHAHHPRAAVEARPQAAYSMLDSLPSPTLLVDEKGVILEVNHLAREFVTATGRDPSALLGTRLDEAFLPPYFASWTPVLERVAAEESPLERRDEQYFLESRSGFCRVWVSLAAPDGPGTKRFIVMVQDITTEITEHSSLLEASEREAGVFEGVPVKIAVLDRNFRLARCNRLMMRWIHDTCGLAESEIVGLPALDIMPQEFRADWKRILRRVLVEGRAFEQPRVHQSVEGVDFFHRVRLHPLADESGNVREALLLYEDVTEYVRLERRLAETTDYLNLLIESLNDGFYAMDAQGRFSFCNQAFLDMLGISNSDELFRKDAVEIVMPDERRKIERMLERRRRGEKVFFETLLRSRGDIPLPVQISSAPLFRAGKFSGIVGIAHDLSERRRLEAMVERSHQDLEKAYEELSVLDKMKSDFIAIASHELRTPLSIIKGYADAFQFGELGDLSTFQMDKMKIINARADQMTKIINDLLDVTRLEEGRLVGEKWPAPVEGLIVNAVSEYKGRAAQGGQELHYTVEDNLPPVSVDVWRVHQVMENLIGNAMKFTPEGGSIEVTARSSSEPGMVEIEVRDTGPGIPAKEQEKLFTMFYQIETDSSRSAGGLGLGLVISKGIVEGHGGRIWVESDAGLGSSFKFTLPVSREA